In Oncorhynchus tshawytscha isolate Ot180627B linkage group LG28, Otsh_v2.0, whole genome shotgun sequence, a genomic segment contains:
- the LOC112246262 gene encoding nuclear receptor coactivator 6 isoform X1 yields MAHQHPPSELPQWTAVPDGDPDSDSDQDSGVGEDAGVHWQEGVGERDFNIFVAFRGNMDDEDFQEKLDNILNRMPSMLELDSERLQLQHVEPWNSVRVTFNIPRDAAERLRLLAQNNQQQLRDLGILSVQIEGEGAINVAIGQNRGQEVRVNGPIGPSGQMRMDLGFPGQASPGGMRMSNPSMVPPCPSMSGQAMVPGSSGQMHPRAARPPSQTDAMGPMMSLQQQLQHPQAGPYGQGPIPPQAAHHMQTMQVGRQLNPAALHQLQQQQQQAQQQAQLSQLGGPRPPFNTSGQMPVPSGWNQLPSGVLQPPPAQGGPMGSAWRKAPSQAQMTQRPPSLAMVQTPSHPPPPYPFGSQQAGQVFNAMVQGQLQQQPGAGQFAAPQPKGPQGGPGGVAGPLRPPPPLPPSAGPQGNLTAKSPGSSPSLFQQGSPGTPPMMGQGQAQLGPRPMTPQGFSQGVGSPGRAILGQQGNLQQGFMVMPQNGQAGPPVHQGGMGGAQSSASTPNNMQGPCHSQPNVMGLHGGMAGQPPGTTSGPSMGQPSLQNQMMGLQGQPVSSSPSQMVQGGGPGQTVLSRPLNPGQRGGMTPPKQLVPQQGQGVMHSQVVGGQGHQAMLLQQHHQQQQQQNSMMEQMQGNKHAFGVKGQAGVMRGPSPNGPGNMSQFQQAQVGQQQQQQQMAQLQQQQQQHQLQQHQQMTQQQPQQVPMGGNPNQVMGMHSQMRLPSGHPLVQQQLQQQQLQQQKQQQAILQKQQQQATQQHPHALGDPSGCTGDMGSVQQMLQDIQGQQQQQGMTGIGAPQHMQVGNGHFPGHGMNFNPQFGGQMPLSGLCAQAGGFPVNKDVTLTSPLLVNLLQSDISASQFGPGGKQGAGGPGQAKPKKKKPPRKKKPKVGEGQQPMEGLGGLDVGVGLEDPELPALSGEQGVGMDHSGPKLSDFTNRPAGFPGQPGDQRVLQQVPMQFMQQHQQQQHIQQQQHQQQLQQQQLQQQQQMQQQQQQMQQQMQGMQVPPGQQQGVAGALGQTQGQPQMHPHHLQQQQKQQQPHHQQQQQQQQQQMVMKMQQEQAKNRMPLHPGGQNPPRGMMNPGEAQRMPGTQQGNIPVMINLQGHGGVPPSPDKPRGMPLMVNPQMTGAARQMSHPEAGPGSQGTGAEEAPGGPNSLQDRSGGQEMGMQSGNGAQQLVVNQGTNAHMMKQGPSPSPMPQHPGASPQQQMPPQPLQGGPMPGLHFPNVATTSQSSRPKTPNRASPRPYHHPLTPTNRPPSTEPSEINLSPERLNASIAGLFPPKINIPLPPRQPNLSRGFEQQGGLNPTTLKAIGQAPPSLTMSSNNGSGGGNSGQQSFPIGSGAANLGQGKQDKQSGGGQAKRASPSNSRRSSPASSRKSTTPSPGRQKGAKIALTSPHQQHMVNPQTGQTMMLSPTPVPPSPVSLAVGVGLDAHQIQSPFQGFQDNTAEMPREGQGMAGVEQRQMPQPLRELSAPRMASLRVPTPQEAKAGLERTMVAGERQPVQMAPQQEFVSVYEASPALRDVPTSLNQLLDNAATPSVPARPTQSAPAGDSVYKESTKASIDQENPSSAFQSLEVGDTAVATTGAAVNEPEAKPKPSPTPRPKLPNPASSPILQPKGSPNLNVNHSPSPNLNSTASPNPTLNPAPSLRVNVGASPNTATVSHSCPSLNVSPRPNSNSNPAVSPKLIPSPKPLASVSTVLQIPASSPTISPNQITVFVTSNPISSTPQAPPAIVSTMVAMPSKNIRAQQLSQQTTAPRPQFITTPVFINTGTPIFQVPAASVAPNTTMVSQPITMVGPIKVSTTNIQLTTAPTQAQAPGSAWTQASVVSVAGTQPARTLVEQVQMASRQASPVSNLPPPQQQSPTTPKPETSTSPVGQPSRRPSPYPTASTFASSPFQQPLGSPFPCSPSLAAQGKPFQAPGSVPVSSPPDSQQVSKEWPAQTLGLAYQHQTGLNAGGVPIHTSPASLTQTEATVSGAQTRTTSAAAPKATTPPPFHAQPATPAQSLVPAPASKPTTPPPVSVPVTTPITTTAPVPTTATFLPDPAPPSAPVPIPNLSPSTSPVVATTGPSNPPRDSSAISSPAISSPAALTPTVAQPVPTAMEPPSQPAPPEATAPSENTQITPVSIQPEALQQEEPSATENTAEEVATVTEQGWAKKRKTPVNLVSRAAVEKSKGPSRRSSRADKEVEEETVADSMQRKRPARPGAGAAAKETGASPTQAKRRKSK; encoded by the exons ATGGCACATCAACACCCCCCATCAGAGCTTCCCCAGTGGACAGCAGTCCCAGATGGGGACCCTGACTCAGATTCTGACCAGGACTCTGGAGTTGGAGAGGATGCTGGTGTTCACTGGCAGGAGGGAGTTGGAGAGCGGGATTTCAACATCTTTGTTGCCTTTCGGGGAAACATGGATGACGAGGACTTCCAAGAGAAACTTGACAACATACTTAACAGGATGCCTAGTATGCTTGAATTGG ACTCAGAGAGACTGCAGCTCCAGCATGTGGAGCCATGGAACAGTGTGCGAGTCACCTTTAACATTCCTCGGGACGCGGCAGAGCGCCTcaggctgctggcccagaacaACCAGCAGCAGCTCCGAGACCTGGGCATCCTCTCTGTACAGATAGAGG GTGAAGGAGCCATAAACGTGGCCATTGGGCAGAATAGAGGTCAGGAGGTCAGGGTAAATGGACCAATTGGTCCGTCCGGTCAGATGAGGATGGATTTGGGATTCCCGGGACAAGCAAGCCCAG GAGGCATGAGAATGAGCAACCCGTCGATGGTACCCCCTTGCCCCAGTATGTCTGGACAGGCCATGGTTCCCGGCAGCAGTGGACAGATGCACCCCAGAGCCGCCAGACCCCCCTCACAGACTG ATGCGATGGGCCCAATGATGTCGTTGCAGCAGCAGCTTCAGCATCCTCAGGCTGGCCCCTATGGCCAAGGACCCATACCCCCCCAGGCAGCTCACCACATGCAG ACCATGCAGGTGGGGAGGCAACTCAACCCGGCTGCCCTCCATCAgctgcagcaacagcagcagcaggcccaGCAACAAGCCCAGCTCTCCCAGCTTGGTGGCCCCCGTCCCCCCTTCAACACCTCTGGCCAGATGCCTGTACCCTCCGGCTGGAACCAGCTCCCCTCAGGGGTCCTCCAGCCGCCGCCAGCCCAGGGAGGACCCATGGGCTCAGCCTGGAGGAAGGCCCCTTCCCAAGCTCAGATGACTCAACGTCCCCCCTCCCTGGCTATGGTCCAGACCCCCAGCCACCCTCCACCTCCGTACCCATTTGGTAGCCAGCAGGCTGGCCAGGTGTTTAATGCTATGGTGCAGGGGCAGCTCCAGCAGCAGCCAGGGGCTGGTCAGTTTGCAGCCCCCCAGCCTAAAGGTCCCCAGGGTGGGCCTGGAGGGGTGGCAGGACCCCTTAGACCTCCACCACCTCTGCCTCCTTCAGCAGGGCCTCAGGGAAACCTCACAGCCAAGTCTCCTGGGTCTTCACCTTCCCTCTTCCAGCAGGGTTCTCCAGGGACTCCTCCCATGATGGGGCAGGGTCAGGCCCAGCTGGGACCGAGACCTATGACCCCACAAGGTTTCTCTCAAGGGGTAGGCTCACCGGGCAGGGCGATACTGGGACAGCAGGGTAACCTGCAGCAAGGGTTCATGGTAATGCCCCAAAATGGGCAGGCTGGACCTCCGGTTCatcaaggaggaatgggag GAGCCCAGTCATCAGCCTCCACCCCCAACAACATGCAAGGTCCGTGCCACTCCCAGCCCAATGTCATGGGCCTCCACGGTGGCATGGCCGGCCAGCCCCCAGGCACCACCTCAGGCCCCAGTATGGGCCAGCCCAGCCTCCAGAACCAGATGATGGGCCTCCAGGGCCAACCTGTGTCCTCGTCCCCCAGCCAGATGGTCCAGGGTGGGGGTCCGGGGCAAACGGTCCTCTCCAGACCCCTCAACCCAGGGCAGAGAGGAGGCATGACCCCACCCAAGCAGCTGGTGCCCCAGCAGGGCCAGGGGGTGATGCACAGCCAGGTGGTTGGAGGGCAGGGGCACCAGGCGATGCTCCTACAACAGCATcatcagcagcaacaacagcaaaaCTCCATGATGGAACAGATGCAAGGAAACAAACATGCGTTTGGAGTGAAAGGTCAAGCTGGGGTCATGCGGGGTCCGTCTCCTAACGGGCCCGGTAACATGTCTCAGTTCCAGCAAGCTCAGGTGggccaacaacagcagcagcagcaaatggCTCAGctccaacaacagcagcagcaacatcaGCTACAACAACATCAACAGATGACCCAGCAGCAGCCCCAACAG GTCCCCATGGGTGGCAACCCAAACCAGGTCATGGGTATGCACAGTCAGATGAGACTCCCCAGTGGTCATCCTCTGGTCCAGCAGcagctacagcagcagcagctccaacaacagaaacaacaacaagCCATTCTACAAAAGCAGCAACAACAGGCGACACAGCAACACCCACACGCTCTCGGAGACCCCAGTGGCTGTACAGGCGACATGGGCAGTGTCCAACAGATGCTCCAGGACATACAGGGTCAGCAACAGCAGCAAGGCATGACAGGAATTGGAGCACCCCAGCACATGCAGGTGGGCAACGGCCACTTCCCGGGTCACGGGATGAACTTCAATCCCCAGTTCGGGGGTCAAATGCCTTTGAGTGGGTTGTGCGCTCAGGCAGGGGGATTTCCAGTGAACAAGGACGTGACGCTCACCAGTCCTCTCCTGgtcaacctgctccagagtgacaTCTCGGCTAGTCAGTTTGGACCTGGGGGGAAGCAGGGGGCTGGAGGACCTGGCCAGGCCAAACCCAAGAAGAAGAAACCACCACGCAAGAAGAAGCCCAAAGTAGGGGAGGGACAGCAGCCGATGGAGGGGCTAGG GGGTCTGGATGTGGGTGTTGGCCTGGAGGACCCAGAGCTGCCAGCACTGAGTGGGGAACAGGGGGTGGGCATGGACCATTCTGGACCCAAACTTTCAGACTTCACCAACAGGCCTGCAG GTTTCCCAGGTCAGCCTGGAGACCAGAGAGTCCTACAGCAGGTGCCTATGCAGTTCATGCAGCAGCATCAACAACAGCAGCatatacagcagcagcagcatcagcagcagctgCAACAACAGCAGCTACAGCAACAACAGCAAatgcaacaacagcagcaacagatGCAACAGCAGATGCAGGGAATGCAAGTTCCTCCAGGACAGCAACAGGGGGTGGCTGGAGCTCTGGGTCAGACTCAAGGCCAGCCACAGATGCACCCTCATcatctacaacaacaacaaaagcagCAACAACCACACcatcaacagcagcagcagcaacaacag CAGCAGATGGTCATGAAGATGCAGCAGGAGCAGGCTAAAAACCGGATGCCCCTCCATCCAGGTGGGCAGAACCCCCCCAGGGGCATGATGAACCCCGGGGAGGCCCAGAGGATGCCTGGCACCCAGCAGGGCAACATACCCGTCATGATCAACCTCCAGGGGCACGGAGGAGTGCCCCCCTCCCCAGACAAACCCAGAGGGATGCCCCTCATGGTCAACCCACAG ATGACTGGGGCAGCCCGGCAGATGTCTCACCCTGAGGCAGGGCCTGGTTCCCAAGGAACGGGGGCTGAGGAGGCCCCTGGAGGTCCCAACTCACTGCAGGACAGATCTGGAGGCCAGGAGATGGGGATGCAGTCTGGGAATGGAGCCCAACAGTTGGTGGTGAACCAGGGCACAAACGCCCACATGATGAAGCAGGGCCCCAGCCCCTCGCCCATGCCCCAGCACCCTGGAGCCAGTCCCCAGCAACAGATGCCCCCTCAGCCCCTGCAGGGTGGCCCCATGCCTGGCCTCCACTTCCCTAACGTTGCCACCACCTCCCAGAGCTCCAGGCCCAAAACACCCAACCGGGCCAGTCCCAGGCCCTACCACCACCCTCTCACACCTACCAACCGTCCTCCAAGCACTGAGCCCTCTGAGATCAACCTCTCCCCTGAGAGGCTGAACGCCTCCATTGCAGGCCTGTTTCCCCCCAAGATCAACATCCCTCTGCCACCCAGGCAGCCCAACCTCAGCCGGGGCTTTGAACAGCAGGGTGGGCTCAACCCCACCACTCTCAAAGCCATAGGGCAGGCCCCTCCCAGCCTAACTATGTCCAGCAACAATGGAAGTGGTGGAGGTAACTCTGGTCAGCAGTCTTTCCCTATAGGCAGTGGAGCGGCCAACTTGGGCCAAGGGAAACAGGACAAGCAGTCTGGAGGAGGGCAGGCTAAAAGGGCCAGTCCCAGTAACAGCCGCAGATCCAGCCCTGCCTCCAGCCGCAAATCCACTACCCCCAGCCCGGGGAGGCAGAAGGGGGCTAAGATTGCCCTAACCTCCCCTCACCAGCAACACATGGTCAACCCCCAGACAGGGCAGACCATGATGTTGAGCCCTACCCCAGTGCCTCCTAGCCCGGTCTCACTCGCGGTTGGGGTGGGCCTGGATGCCCATCAGATCCAGAGCCCCTTCCAAGGGTTCCAGGATAACACAGCTGAGATGCCCAGGGAAGGGCAGGGAATGGCAGGTGTAGAGCAGCGGCAGATGCCTCAGCCTTTGAGGGAGCTCTCTGCCCCCCGGATGGCTAGCCTTCGTGTCCCAACTCCTCAGGAGGCTAAAGCTGGGCTTGAGCGCACAATGGTAGCAGGGGAGAGGCAGCCTGTACAGATGGCTCCTCAGCAGGAGTTTGTATCTGTATATGAGGCCTCTCCTGCTCTCAGGGATGTTCCTACCTCCCTTAACCAGCTACTGGATAACGCAGCCACCCCCAGCGTGCCTGCCAGGCCCACTCAGAGTGCTCCAGCTGGGGATTCTGTCTACAAGGAGAGCACTAAAGCCTCCATAGATCAAGAGAACCCATCCAGTGCTTTTCAGAGCTTGGAAGTGGGGGATactgctgttgctactactgGTGCTGCTGTGAACGAGCCAGAAGCTAAACCCAAGCCCAGCCCAACCCCCCGCCCCAAACTCCCAAATCCAGCCAGTAGTCCTATTCTGCAGCCTAAAGGAAGCCCCAATCTTAATGTGAATCACAGCCCTAGCCCCAATCTAAACTCGACTGCTAGCCCCAACCCTACTCTAAACCCTGCTCCTAGTCTTCGTGTCAATGTGGGCGCTAGCCCCAACACAGCCACAGTCAGTCATAGTTGTCCCAGCCTCAATGTTTCCCCCAGGCCAAACTCTAACTCAAACCCTGCAGTTAGTCCCAAATTAAtccccagccctaaacccctgGCCAGTGTCTCCACAGTCCTGCAGATCCCTGCGtcctctcccaccatctcccccAACCAGATAACCGTGTTTGTCACCTCCAACCCTATCAGTTCCACCCCTCAGGCCCCCCCAGCCATCGTCTCCACTATGGTGGCCATGCCCAGTAAGAACATCAGAGCACAGCAGCTCAGCCAGCAGACCACTGCCCCCCGGCCCCAATTCATTACCACGCCTGTGTTTATTAATACTGGTACCCCAATCTTCCAGGTCCCCGCTGCGTCTGTGGCCCCCAACACCACAATGGTGTCCCAGCCAATCACCATGGTAGGGCCCATAAAGGTGTCCACAACTAATATCCAGCTCACCACCGCTCCAACCCAGGCCCAAGCCCCAGGCTCTGCCTGGACCCAGGCTTCTGTGGTCAGTGTGGCTGGCACCCAGCCTGCCCGAACGCTAGTTGAGCAGGTCCAGATGGCCAGTAGACAGGCTTCCCCTGTTAGTAACTTGCCTCCTCCCCAGCAGCAAAGCCCTACCACTCCCAAACCAGAGACCTCTACCTCACCAGTTGGGCAGCCTTCCCGCCGTCCAAGCCCCTATCCCACAGCCTCTACGTTTGCCTCGTCTCCCTTCCAGCAGCCCCTAGGGTCCCCCTTTCCATGCTCCCCCTCCTTGGCTGCCCAGGGCAAGCCTTTCCAGGCTCCTGGCTCTGTACCAGTGAGCAGTCCACCAGATTCCCAGCAGGTTTCTAAGGAATGGCCAGCCCAGACTTTAGGGTTGGCTTACCAGCACCAGACAGGTCTGAACGCTGGGGGTGTGCCCATTCATACATCCCCTGCATCTCTCACCCAGACTGAGGCCACAGTGTCTGGAGCACAGACTCGGactacttctgctgctgctcCGAAAGCCACCACTCCTCCACCTTTTCATGCTCAACCTGCTACACCAGCCCAGTCCCTTGTTCCTGCCCCAGCCTCTAAACCTACCACCCCTCCGCCAGTCTCAGTCCCTGTCACCACCCCAATCACTACTACTGCCCCTGTTCCTACCACTGCTACATTTCTCCCTGATCCGGCTCCTCCTTCAGCCCCAGTCCCGATACCAAATCTGTCCCCATCTACATCTCCTGTTGTTGCCACCACTGGACCCTCCAACCCCCCCAGGGACTCCTCAGCCATATCCTCCCCAGCCATATCCTCCCCAGCGGCCCTTACCCCTACTGTGGCTCAGCCTGTCCCCACAGCCATGGAGCCTCCAAGCCAGCCAGCCCCACCAGAGGCCACAGCACCTTCGGAGAATACCCAGATCACCCCAG TGTCAATCCAACCTGAAGCTCTACAGCAAGAGGAGCCTTCTGCTACTGAAAATACTG CAGAAGAAGTTGCCACTGTGACTGAACAAGG